A single window of Labeo rohita strain BAU-BD-2019 chromosome 4, IGBB_LRoh.1.0, whole genome shotgun sequence DNA harbors:
- the bcat1 gene encoding branched-chain-amino-acid aminotransferase, cytosolic isoform X2 translates to MMSKWELEKNGVAGDASSFKAADTVIQLAQTHKQKPDPNGLVFGTVFTDHMLTIEWSLEDGWQKPHIQPFGNLSIHPGCSALHYAVQLFEGTKAYRGPDNKVRLFRPMVNMKRMMKSAHRACLPSFDGAELLECIRKLVEVDQDWVPHSESASLYIRPTFLGTEPTLGVKKPNKALLFVILSPVGSYFSMGVKPVSLWADSKYIRAWRGGTGDCKMGGNYGASIYAQYKAVDYGCQQVLWLYGDDHQITEVGTMNLFLYWINEKGEEELATPPLDGIILPGVTRLSILELAREWGEFKVSERYLTMADLRQALEENRVREMFGSGTACVVSPVGRILYQGENLHIPCEGNFPPLASRLLKELTDIQYGRTPSDWSCVV, encoded by the exons GCCGCAGACACAGTGATACAGTTAGCACAAACCCATAAGCAAAAACCTGACCCGAACGGCCTGGTGTTTGGGACGGTCTTCACTGACCACATGCTGACCATTGAGTGGAGTCTCGAGGACGGCTGGCAGAAGCCGCACATCCAGCCTTTCGGGAACCTGTCCATACATCCAGGCTGTTCTGCCCTGCATTATGCTGTACAG CTCTTTGAGGGAACGAAGGCGTACCGGGGGCCAGATAACAAAGTGCGCCTCTTCAGACCCATGGTAAACATGAAGCGGATGATGAAGTCGGCCCACAGGGCTTGTCTGCCT AGTTTTGATGGTGCTGAGTTGTTGGAGTGCATCAGGAAGTTGGTGGAGGTGGATCAAGACTGGGTTCCTCACTCAGAATCTGCCAGTTTGTACATCCGTCCCACTTTCCTAGGCACAGAG CCCACCCTTGGAGTTAAGAAGCCCAATAAGGCATTGCTGTTCGTCATCCTCAGTCCTGTGGGCTCGTACTTTAGCATGGGAGTTAAACCAGTGTCTCTGTGGGCCGACTCCAAATACATCAGAGCTTGGAGAGGAGGGACAGGCGACTGCAAAATGGGAGG gaaCTATGGCGCGTCTATCTATGCCCAGTACAAGGCAGTGGATTACGGCTGTCAGCAGGTTCTCTGGCTGTACGGGGACGACCATCAGATCACAGAGGTCGGAACCATGAACCTTTTTCTCTACTGGATCAATGAGAAAGGAG aGGAGGAGCTTGCAACACCACCTTTAGATGGCATTATTCTGCCGGGCGTTACAAGGCTAAGCATCCTAGAACTTGCTCGCGAATGG gGTGAGTTCAAAGTATCCGAGCGTTATTTGACCATGGCTGACCTGCGGCAGGCTTTGGAGGAAAACCGAGTGAGGGAGATGTTTGGTTCTGGAACTGCTTGTGTTGTTAGTCCAGTTGGCAGGATCTTGTATCAGGGAGAG AATCTACATATTCCATGTGAAGGAAACTTTCCTCCACTAGCCTCCAGACTGCTGAAGGAGCTCACAGATATTCAG TATGGACGGACCCCCAGTGACTGGTCTTGCGTCGTATAA
- the bcat1 gene encoding branched-chain-amino-acid aminotransferase, cytosolic isoform X3 yields MLTIEWSLEDGWQKPHIQPFGNLSIHPGCSALHYAVQLFEGTKAYRGPDNKVRLFRPMVNMKRMMKSAHRACLPSFDGAELLECIRKLVEVDQDWVPHSESASLYIRPTFLGTEPTLGVKKPNKALLFVILSPVGSYFSMGVKPVSLWADSKYIRAWRGGTGDCKMGGNYGASIYAQYKAVDYGCQQVLWLYGDDHQITEVGTMNLFLYWINEKGEEELATPPLDGIILPGVTRLSILELAREWGEFKVSERYLTMADLRQALEENRVREMFGSGTACVVSPVGRILYQGENLHIPCEGNFPPLASRLLKELTDIQYGRTPSDWSCVV; encoded by the exons ATGCTGACCATTGAGTGGAGTCTCGAGGACGGCTGGCAGAAGCCGCACATCCAGCCTTTCGGGAACCTGTCCATACATCCAGGCTGTTCTGCCCTGCATTATGCTGTACAG CTCTTTGAGGGAACGAAGGCGTACCGGGGGCCAGATAACAAAGTGCGCCTCTTCAGACCCATGGTAAACATGAAGCGGATGATGAAGTCGGCCCACAGGGCTTGTCTGCCT AGTTTTGATGGTGCTGAGTTGTTGGAGTGCATCAGGAAGTTGGTGGAGGTGGATCAAGACTGGGTTCCTCACTCAGAATCTGCCAGTTTGTACATCCGTCCCACTTTCCTAGGCACAGAG CCCACCCTTGGAGTTAAGAAGCCCAATAAGGCATTGCTGTTCGTCATCCTCAGTCCTGTGGGCTCGTACTTTAGCATGGGAGTTAAACCAGTGTCTCTGTGGGCCGACTCCAAATACATCAGAGCTTGGAGAGGAGGGACAGGCGACTGCAAAATGGGAGG gaaCTATGGCGCGTCTATCTATGCCCAGTACAAGGCAGTGGATTACGGCTGTCAGCAGGTTCTCTGGCTGTACGGGGACGACCATCAGATCACAGAGGTCGGAACCATGAACCTTTTTCTCTACTGGATCAATGAGAAAGGAG aGGAGGAGCTTGCAACACCACCTTTAGATGGCATTATTCTGCCGGGCGTTACAAGGCTAAGCATCCTAGAACTTGCTCGCGAATGG gGTGAGTTCAAAGTATCCGAGCGTTATTTGACCATGGCTGACCTGCGGCAGGCTTTGGAGGAAAACCGAGTGAGGGAGATGTTTGGTTCTGGAACTGCTTGTGTTGTTAGTCCAGTTGGCAGGATCTTGTATCAGGGAGAG AATCTACATATTCCATGTGAAGGAAACTTTCCTCCACTAGCCTCCAGACTGCTGAAGGAGCTCACAGATATTCAG TATGGACGGACCCCCAGTGACTGGTCTTGCGTCGTATAA
- the bcat1 gene encoding branched-chain-amino-acid aminotransferase, cytosolic isoform X1, with translation MASVASATNAPSSQEELEKNGVAGDASSFKAADTVIQLAQTHKQKPDPNGLVFGTVFTDHMLTIEWSLEDGWQKPHIQPFGNLSIHPGCSALHYAVQLFEGTKAYRGPDNKVRLFRPMVNMKRMMKSAHRACLPSFDGAELLECIRKLVEVDQDWVPHSESASLYIRPTFLGTEPTLGVKKPNKALLFVILSPVGSYFSMGVKPVSLWADSKYIRAWRGGTGDCKMGGNYGASIYAQYKAVDYGCQQVLWLYGDDHQITEVGTMNLFLYWINEKGEEELATPPLDGIILPGVTRLSILELAREWGEFKVSERYLTMADLRQALEENRVREMFGSGTACVVSPVGRILYQGENLHIPCEGNFPPLASRLLKELTDIQYGRTPSDWSCVV, from the exons GCCGCAGACACAGTGATACAGTTAGCACAAACCCATAAGCAAAAACCTGACCCGAACGGCCTGGTGTTTGGGACGGTCTTCACTGACCACATGCTGACCATTGAGTGGAGTCTCGAGGACGGCTGGCAGAAGCCGCACATCCAGCCTTTCGGGAACCTGTCCATACATCCAGGCTGTTCTGCCCTGCATTATGCTGTACAG CTCTTTGAGGGAACGAAGGCGTACCGGGGGCCAGATAACAAAGTGCGCCTCTTCAGACCCATGGTAAACATGAAGCGGATGATGAAGTCGGCCCACAGGGCTTGTCTGCCT AGTTTTGATGGTGCTGAGTTGTTGGAGTGCATCAGGAAGTTGGTGGAGGTGGATCAAGACTGGGTTCCTCACTCAGAATCTGCCAGTTTGTACATCCGTCCCACTTTCCTAGGCACAGAG CCCACCCTTGGAGTTAAGAAGCCCAATAAGGCATTGCTGTTCGTCATCCTCAGTCCTGTGGGCTCGTACTTTAGCATGGGAGTTAAACCAGTGTCTCTGTGGGCCGACTCCAAATACATCAGAGCTTGGAGAGGAGGGACAGGCGACTGCAAAATGGGAGG gaaCTATGGCGCGTCTATCTATGCCCAGTACAAGGCAGTGGATTACGGCTGTCAGCAGGTTCTCTGGCTGTACGGGGACGACCATCAGATCACAGAGGTCGGAACCATGAACCTTTTTCTCTACTGGATCAATGAGAAAGGAG aGGAGGAGCTTGCAACACCACCTTTAGATGGCATTATTCTGCCGGGCGTTACAAGGCTAAGCATCCTAGAACTTGCTCGCGAATGG gGTGAGTTCAAAGTATCCGAGCGTTATTTGACCATGGCTGACCTGCGGCAGGCTTTGGAGGAAAACCGAGTGAGGGAGATGTTTGGTTCTGGAACTGCTTGTGTTGTTAGTCCAGTTGGCAGGATCTTGTATCAGGGAGAG AATCTACATATTCCATGTGAAGGAAACTTTCCTCCACTAGCCTCCAGACTGCTGAAGGAGCTCACAGATATTCAG TATGGACGGACCCCCAGTGACTGGTCTTGCGTCGTATAA